The region CGCTGATTGCGCTGGCGTTCCCAGGGTTGCGGCGGGTAGGTCTTGTTCCAGGCTTCATAGAGTTGGCGGTCTTGCTTGGACAGTTTGAGGCTGTACTGCTTGCTCATATAAAAGTAGGTGCGCGCGATCATCCCGCGAATCGATGGCCGCGGCATGACCTTCTTGGCCTTGAAATCCACTTGGGTCAGGCATGATCCATATTGTCCGCGTTGTTCGGGCAGCCAGCCGAAGCTGAAGTTGCTGCGATCGCCGTTTACCTCACCAATACTTGGTACCAGATTGTGCAGGTCGGCCTCGGCACGCTGGAACACTTTGTCATTGCGTGTGCAGTTTTTGCGCCCGCCACTTTGCCAACACTGGCGCTGATGACCAATCTGCCAGGCTGGAACGATATGCTCCCATTCGATGCGCGAGGCACGA is a window of Pseudomonas sp. DG56-2 DNA encoding:
- a CDS encoding endonuclease; this translates as MRVSFFAVACLLFSFTYAHADAPRTFSEAKKVAWRLYAPQSTEFYCGCKYNGNRVDLAACGYIPRKNANRASRIEWEHIVPAWQIGHQRQCWQSGGRKNCTRNDKVFQRAEADLHNLVPSIGEVNGDRSNFSFGWLPEQRGQYGSCLTQVDFKAKKVMPRPSIRGMIARTYFYMSKQYSLKLSKQDRQLYEAWNKTYPPQPWERQRNQRVACVMGHGNEFVGPVNLSACG